From the genome of Fusobacterium sp., one region includes:
- the nikC gene encoding nickel transporter permease has protein sequence MSSKENAKQVNKKRSQWREVWRMLKKNKMALLGLGILCILVLLALFADVIANYDTVVIKQNLGSRLQGPSAAHWLGTDEFGRDIFARLIHGARVSLMVGIVAVTISIACGGTLGALAGYYGGKLDNVIMRIMDIFLAVPSILLAIAIVSALGPSLGNLMVAISISNIPRYARIVRASVLSIKDQEFIEAAKAIGASNARIIFKHIIPNSLAPVIVQGTLGVASAILSTAGLSFIGLGIQPPNPEWGSMLSGGRQYLRYAWWVTTFPGMAIMITILSLNLLGDGLRDALDPRLKQ, from the coding sequence ATGTCATCTAAAGAAAATGCAAAACAAGTAAATAAAAAAAGAAGCCAATGGAGAGAAGTATGGAGAATGTTGAAAAAGAATAAAATGGCTCTTTTAGGACTTGGTATTTTATGTATATTAGTTTTATTAGCATTATTTGCTGATGTTATAGCAAATTATGATACAGTAGTAATTAAACAAAATTTAGGAAGCAGACTGCAAGGACCAAGTGCAGCTCATTGGCTTGGAACAGATGAATTTGGTAGAGATATATTTGCAAGACTTATCCATGGGGCAAGAGTATCATTAATGGTTGGAATTGTAGCAGTTACAATTTCAATTGCATGTGGAGGGACTTTAGGAGCTTTAGCTGGATATTATGGGGGAAAACTAGACAATGTAATTATGAGAATAATGGATATATTTCTAGCAGTACCAAGTATTCTTTTGGCTATAGCTATTGTTTCTGCATTAGGACCAAGTCTAGGAAATTTAATGGTGGCTATCAGTATATCTAATATACCTAGATATGCAAGAATAGTTAGAGCATCAGTTCTTTCTATAAAAGATCAGGAATTTATTGAAGCAGCAAAAGCTATTGGTGCAAGTAATGCGAGAATAATATTTAAACACATAATTCCTAACTCATTAGCTCCTGTAATTGTGCAGGGAACTTTAGGAGTTGCAAGTGCAATCTTGTCAACAGCAGGATTGAGTTTTATTGGACTGGGAATACAGCCTCCTAATCCAGAATGGGGATCTATGCTTTCTGGAGGTAGACAATACCTTAGATATGCATGGTGGGTAACTACATTCCCAGGAATGGCTATAATGATAACGATTTTATCATTAAATCTTTTAGGAGATGGACTTAGAGATGCACTAGATCCAAGATTAAAACAATAA